Part of the Synechococcales cyanobacterium T60_A2020_003 genome is shown below.
ATCGGCTCCTAAAAACCAGCGTGGAGCAGTGGATCAGCGGCCATCCGCAGTTGTATCAAACACTGCTAGAGGGACAACAGTTTGATGGGGAGGAAACGGAACGGCTGAGACGGCAATCGGTGTTGCGAACGGAGGTATTGCCGGAACTGGCGCAAACCGTGATTCGAGAGGCGAAAAGTTCGGGACTATCGGCGCAGGCATTAGCGGAGTTGAGTCAGACGGCAACTCAGGTAAATACGGGGGAATGGCGGGATTACAACGTGTTGGCGATCGCCGCTGGCCTTTACGAACAGTACGAAATTCTCCTGCGGCAGCGGAGCTTTATCGACTACGACGACATGATTCTGGCGGCGTTGCGGGTGCTGGAAAACGAGACGGCTAAGCATTTATGGCGATCGCAAATTTTCGCGGTTTTTGAAGACGAAGCTCAGGATTCCTCTCCGCTGCAAACCCGGTTGATTGAACAACTCGCCGCCGATCCGGATGATCCCGCTCTGCCGTTGAACCTGATCCGCGTGGGCGATCCAAACCAGGCAATTAACTCCACCTTTACCCCCGCTGACCCCATTTTCTTTCGGGAATTCTGCGAAGACTGCGCCGCTCAGGGACAGTTAGCGGAGATGGATCAGGCGGGTCGTAGCACCTTTTCTGTCATTCAAGCCGCGAATCGGATGCTGAACTGGGTGAATCAGCAGGCACAGACTCCCCGTGGGCGATCGCCCCATCATCCAGAACTATCCACCCCGGTTCTCCCCTTCCGATTCCAGCAGATCCAACCTGTTTCTCCCAACGATCCGCAGCCCGACGCCAACCCTACCCCAGAGGGAGCCGGAGTGGAAATCCATCGCCCCACCGATACCTATCAGACTGTGGAATGGATTGCCCGCCGGATGGGCGCGATCGCCCAAGCAAATCCCGACGTGCGGGCGGCGATCCTGGTGCGGGAAAATCGGCAGGGTCGGTTCATTACCGATCTGCTGCGTCGTCCCGGACGGCATGGCGTCACGACCAATTTAGAGGATTACGGGTTAGGCATTCTCGATGTGGGCGAACGCGATCGCCAGTCCCATATCCCGGAGGAAATGCTGATGATTCTGCAATTTCTCGATCGTCCTCACTCCCCCGATTACCTCAAGGCAATGCTGAAGGTGTTGAGCGATCGCCGCTTGATTCCCTCTCAAGATCTGAACCGCTTGACCAGTGCGCCAGAACAATTTCTCTACCCCAGTCCCCTAGCCGACGATGCCACCGATCCTGATCCCGTAGCCGACCAAGCCCGTCGATTCTGCACCGGACTCCTCCGGGCACGGTTGGAACTCCCTCCCTATCAAGTAATTCCCTTCCTCGCCCTTGCTCTCCAGTACGAGCAGTCGGAACTCGCCACGGCGGATAAGCTGGCTGAGCGACTATCCCGCCAGATGCAAATGGGCGTTTCCATTGATGGGTTGATTAGCGCCCTTACGGAACTGGTGAACTCGGAAAACTTTGATCCGGTTGACACGGAGGAAGACGCCGAAGCCCGCTACACCCGCCCCGGACAGGTCACCATCATCACCATGCACAAAGCCAAGGGACTCGATTGGGATGTAGTGTTTCTGCCGTTTCTCCATGAGTCCGTGATTCCGGGAAAGGTATGGCTGCCTCCTCAAACCCAGTTTTTGGGCGAATTCAACCTGGCCGAGGTCGCCCGTGCCCAGATTCGCGCCCACCTGCACGGAGAATCCCGCATTCCCGATAACCTGACCGCATGGCAGCAAGCCTCTGTCCTGAAGCGCAACGAGGAATTTCGATTGCTGTACGTCGCCATGACCCGTGCCAAACGACTGTTGTGGATGTCGGCGGCGCAGCGGGCTCCCTTTACCTGGAGCAAACCCGATAACCTCCAGGAGCAATCGCCCTGCCCCGTTTTGGCCGCCTTGCAACCTCCTCCATCCTAGATGCCCAGTCGATATGAAAAAAGACAAATAAATCCCGCCCAACCATTGCTAATCGTAAGGTTGTGTAACGGTTTCGCGGATTATCCAATCCGGTATTCGACAATACTTTATGATGAACGAGTATCTGATGGGCTGGCTCCATAAAAAAATCCCTCGACTAAACGGATTTGGCTGGTATCCAAGCATCAGCCCAGAATTTAGCGCTCAGTCCTTTAGATATCGCCACTTTTACAG
Proteins encoded:
- a CDS encoding ATP-dependent helicase, coding for MVTTADLQSTSSFDESASRQTWQQLRDRLRPGQQRLADWHGGSLAVSAVPGAGKSTGMAIATAILLAKRHIVRQQINAGQAISPEDAWLEAFTPQRQLVLVTFTRSAAANLKLKIRQYLRELSIPATGFAVYTLHGLALSIANRHPDLSGLDLDQSTLVSPNQSHRLLKTSVEQWISGHPQLYQTLLEGQQFDGEETERLRRQSVLRTEVLPELAQTVIREAKSSGLSAQALAELSQTATQVNTGEWRDYNVLAIAAGLYEQYEILLRQRSFIDYDDMILAALRVLENETAKHLWRSQIFAVFEDEAQDSSPLQTRLIEQLAADPDDPALPLNLIRVGDPNQAINSTFTPADPIFFREFCEDCAAQGQLAEMDQAGRSTFSVIQAANRMLNWVNQQAQTPRGRSPHHPELSTPVLPFRFQQIQPVSPNDPQPDANPTPEGAGVEIHRPTDTYQTVEWIARRMGAIAQANPDVRAAILVRENRQGRFITDLLRRPGRHGVTTNLEDYGLGILDVGERDRQSHIPEEMLMILQFLDRPHSPDYLKAMLKVLSDRRLIPSQDLNRLTSAPEQFLYPSPLADDATDPDPVADQARRFCTGLLRARLELPPYQVIPFLALALQYEQSELATADKLAERLSRQMQMGVSIDGLISALTELVNSENFDPVDTEEDAEARYTRPGQVTIITMHKAKGLDWDVVFLPFLHESVIPGKVWLPPQTQFLGEFNLAEVARAQIRAHLHGESRIPDNLTAWQQASVLKRNEEFRLLYVAMTRAKRLLWMSAAQRAPFTWSKPDNLQEQSPCPVLAALQPPPS